In Desulfosediminicola ganghwensis, a single window of DNA contains:
- a CDS encoding DUF6653 family protein encodes MNMFKSAEKLMTMDEKAWARHSNPMSVYTRFSCLPLLSLAIWSREYLGLWSLIPISLSLFWIWYNPRAFPPPSSTNNWASKGTFGERIFLRRKKLTIPGHHIRMAYILSALAGLGLPALIYGLYTNQLLLIALGNMVTIYPKAWFVDRMVWIYEDMKDTEPEFREWLKP; translated from the coding sequence ATGAATATGTTTAAGTCGGCAGAGAAACTGATGACAATGGATGAGAAAGCCTGGGCAAGACATTCGAACCCGATGAGTGTCTACACCCGCTTCAGTTGCCTGCCGCTGCTGTCGCTGGCAATTTGGTCGCGTGAGTATCTCGGACTCTGGTCGCTCATTCCAATTTCCCTCTCATTATTCTGGATATGGTACAACCCCAGAGCCTTTCCACCGCCAAGCTCAACCAATAATTGGGCCTCAAAGGGTACATTTGGAGAGAGAATTTTTCTCAGACGCAAAAAACTGACAATCCCCGGCCATCATATCCGGATGGCCTATATCCTTTCAGCGCTCGCCGGGCTGGGGTTACCTGCTCTCATATACGGACTGTATACCAACCAACTACTGCTGATAGCCCTCGGCAACATGGTAACCATCTACCCCAAGGCCTGGTTTGTCGACCGCATGGTCTGGATTTACGAAGATATGAAAGATACAGAACCGGAGTTCAGGGAGTGGTTGAAACCTTGA
- a CDS encoding RNase adapter RapZ, with translation MGGESTTEEFELTIFSFGFKYGSPGDDATMVWDVRFLPNPYWQKAMRDRNGLEKDVASFVLESVSGSSFFEKLLPMIEFLIEQNRQAGKAEMKVAIGCTGGHHRSVAVVERLAEELAGEKLLKLHVYHRDIKKE, from the coding sequence ATGGGTGGGGAGAGCACGACTGAAGAGTTTGAGCTGACCATTTTTTCATTTGGGTTCAAGTATGGTTCACCGGGGGACGATGCCACCATGGTCTGGGATGTGCGGTTTCTCCCTAACCCGTACTGGCAAAAAGCAATGCGAGACCGCAACGGTTTGGAAAAAGATGTCGCCAGCTTTGTGCTCGAGAGTGTATCCGGTAGTTCTTTTTTTGAAAAATTATTGCCGATGATTGAATTTCTGATTGAGCAGAACAGGCAGGCAGGCAAGGCCGAAATGAAAGTAGCAATTGGTTGCACCGGCGGCCATCACAGATCGGTTGCAGTGGTGGAGAGACTCGCGGAGGAATTGGCTGGCGAAAAACTTTTAAAATTGCACGTTTACCACCGGGATATCAAAAAAGAGTAA
- a CDS encoding ABC transporter permease codes for MTIYAALGAVEQGLVYGIMVIGVYLTFRILDFPDLTVDGSLPLGASISAVAITSGLNPYLSLLLAVAGGFLAGMITAVLNTKFKILHLLASILTMIALYSINIRIMSGPNVALLGADTVFDPVIAMGVPSQYAGILVFGLFAVLVVSFIVWFLGTELGQAVLATGDNPQMITSLGVNTHTIIILGVGMSNALVALSGALVAQNQGAADVGMGIGTIIAGLASVIIGETVFGCKTILRAFIAALLGSVLYRLVIAMALGVEFGSFKFNPSDLNLITALLVICALITPQIKKRLIER; via the coding sequence ATGACAATTTATGCAGCACTTGGTGCCGTAGAGCAGGGACTGGTCTACGGCATCATGGTTATCGGGGTATACCTGACTTTCAGGATTCTCGATTTCCCTGATTTGACTGTTGATGGCAGCCTGCCGCTGGGGGCCTCTATCTCAGCGGTGGCTATCACCAGTGGCCTGAACCCTTACCTGTCTCTGCTTCTGGCAGTGGCAGGCGGTTTTCTGGCCGGTATGATTACCGCAGTCTTGAATACCAAGTTCAAGATTTTGCATCTGCTGGCTTCTATCCTCACCATGATTGCCCTCTACTCGATCAATATCCGCATCATGAGCGGGCCGAATGTGGCCCTGCTTGGTGCCGATACCGTTTTTGATCCGGTAATTGCCATGGGGGTTCCTTCTCAATACGCAGGAATTCTGGTCTTCGGGCTGTTTGCCGTGTTGGTTGTGAGCTTTATCGTCTGGTTCCTCGGCACCGAGCTGGGGCAGGCTGTACTGGCAACGGGCGACAATCCCCAGATGATCACCAGTCTTGGTGTAAACACCCATACCATCATCATCCTCGGTGTCGGCATGTCAAATGCCCTGGTGGCGCTTTCCGGTGCCCTGGTGGCCCAGAATCAGGGTGCGGCTGATGTGGGGATGGGTATTGGTACCATTATCGCCGGCCTGGCCTCGGTTATCATTGGTGAGACGGTATTTGGTTGCAAAACCATCCTGCGTGCGTTTATTGCGGCCCTGCTTGGCTCTGTGCTGTATCGACTGGTGATTGCCATGGCACTCGGCGTCGAGTTTGGTTCATTTAAGTTCAATCCCAGTGATCTCAACCTTATTACCGCTCTGCTGGTAATTTGTGCGTTGATTACCCCCCAAATCAAGAAGAGACTTATCGAGCGGTGA
- a CDS encoding pentapeptide repeat-containing protein, whose translation MGELYFEEEFFEKRDFTSTRLKKGTYEYCTFVECDFSATDLMGMKFMECEFERCNLSMVKLAGTVLRDVKFKGSKLLGVQFERCSDLLLSVMFDNCILSHASFFNLNLRKTVFSHSNLQEVDFSQADLTEAVFTSCDLADAIFNRTNLEKADLATSWNYLIDPDENRIRKARLSIAGALGMLMKYDIEIS comes from the coding sequence ATGGGTGAGTTGTACTTTGAAGAAGAGTTTTTTGAGAAACGGGACTTTACCAGCACCCGGCTGAAAAAGGGTACATATGAATATTGCACCTTTGTGGAATGTGATTTTTCAGCTACAGACCTGATGGGTATGAAGTTCATGGAGTGTGAATTTGAAAGGTGTAATCTGAGCATGGTGAAGCTGGCAGGTACCGTGCTGAGAGATGTCAAATTCAAAGGGAGCAAGCTCCTCGGGGTGCAGTTCGAGAGATGTAGCGATCTGTTACTCTCTGTTATGTTTGATAATTGTATACTCAGTCACGCTTCATTTTTTAACCTCAACCTGAGAAAAACAGTATTCAGTCACTCTAACCTTCAGGAGGTAGATTTTTCTCAGGCTGATTTAACAGAGGCGGTCTTTACCAGTTGTGATCTTGCCGATGCCATTTTTAACAGGACAAACCTTGAGAAAGCTGATCTTGCCACATCATGGAATTACCTGATAGATCCTGACGAGAATCGAATACGAAAAGCACGGCTCAGTATAGCCGGAGCACTGGGTATGTTGATGAAATATGATATTGAAATCAGCTGA
- a CDS encoding Spy/CpxP family protein refolding chaperone, producing the protein MKKKIIAAVLVSGLAVSTVAMAGWGRGGGNPAGCYCGQQGGYYQQLDPATQEKLDAFYNDTADLRKQMVMKQAEHRALLNSDNPDPAAASKLAGELFDLRTSITEKAEAAGVDQYVGPRGPRGGGMGRGMMGGGGNRF; encoded by the coding sequence ATGAAAAAGAAAATAATTGCAGCGGTTCTGGTATCCGGGTTGGCAGTTTCTACAGTGGCAATGGCAGGTTGGGGTCGAGGTGGTGGAAATCCGGCTGGTTGTTACTGTGGTCAGCAGGGCGGTTACTATCAGCAGTTAGATCCAGCCACTCAAGAGAAGCTTGATGCTTTCTACAACGATACCGCAGATCTCCGCAAACAGATGGTCATGAAGCAGGCAGAGCATCGTGCGCTGCTTAACAGTGATAACCCCGATCCCGCGGCGGCGAGCAAACTGGCAGGCGAGCTTTTTGATCTGCGCACCAGTATAACAGAAAAAGCCGAGGCTGCCGGAGTTGACCAGTACGTAGGACCACGAGGCCCTAGAGGCGGCGGAATGGGCAGAGGCATGATGGGCGGTGGTGGCAACCGCTTCTAA
- a CDS encoding nitroreductase family protein: MKNPVNIDSVVINGEVCTGCALCVDVCPHRLLALKKGKAVFDNGQDQDCMECGHCAAICPLEAVSVEGVSAILDFQTFPEKLKVLKPEECDCSSLVQLMRSRRSCRKYTSQPVETALLEDLVKIGITAPSGTNSQSWDFVILPTRADVEALGNLTADFYRKLNSQAANPLYRLLAKFFANDALNRYYQNYYQSVAEALREWDEDGVDRLFHGATAAIVVTGRKDASCPAEDALLATQNILLAAHTMGLGSCLIGFAVEAVKRSTSARAALAMAGNEEIYSVIALGYPAVTFRQVAGRKEVQPRVLHLAGALVR; encoded by the coding sequence ATGAAAAATCCTGTAAACATAGACAGTGTAGTTATTAATGGCGAGGTATGCACGGGTTGTGCTCTCTGTGTAGATGTCTGCCCGCATCGGTTGCTGGCGTTGAAGAAGGGGAAGGCCGTATTTGACAACGGGCAGGACCAGGATTGTATGGAATGCGGCCATTGTGCGGCCATATGCCCGTTGGAGGCGGTAAGCGTTGAAGGTGTGTCGGCCATCCTTGATTTCCAGACATTTCCTGAGAAGCTGAAGGTTTTGAAGCCCGAGGAATGCGATTGCTCCTCTCTGGTGCAGTTGATGCGTTCGCGGAGATCGTGTCGAAAGTATACCAGCCAGCCTGTGGAAACGGCCCTGTTGGAAGATCTGGTGAAGATTGGTATCACCGCTCCATCCGGCACCAACAGTCAGTCGTGGGATTTTGTTATTTTACCGACGCGGGCAGATGTGGAAGCACTCGGTAACCTGACCGCAGACTTTTATCGCAAACTCAACTCCCAGGCGGCCAACCCGTTATACCGTCTGCTGGCAAAGTTTTTTGCCAATGATGCTCTTAACCGATATTACCAAAATTATTACCAGTCGGTTGCAGAAGCGCTTCGGGAGTGGGATGAAGATGGTGTGGATCGCCTCTTCCACGGGGCAACTGCGGCGATTGTGGTGACTGGTAGAAAAGATGCGAGTTGCCCTGCCGAAGATGCGCTGCTGGCCACCCAGAATATTCTTCTCGCTGCCCATACCATGGGGTTAGGGAGTTGCCTGATCGGTTTTGCAGTGGAGGCTGTCAAGAGGAGCACATCTGCCAGGGCTGCGCTTGCTATGGCAGGTAATGAAGAGATCTACAGCGTAATCGCTCTTGGCTATCCGGCGGTGACATTTCGTCAGGTAGCAGGTCGAAAAGAAGTTCAACCGCGGGTGCTTCATCTGGCGGGGGCGCTTGTCCGGTAG
- a CDS encoding aldo/keto reductase encodes MRYRRFGKTELQMPVISFGCMRSMHSWTDTNCNQIPEDSTTTLESIVRTALSHGINHFETARGYGSSERQLGLVLPKFQRDKYILQTKIGPTDDPEEFTANFHDSLARLQVNHVELLAIHGINDHQSLWQSCRPGGCLAAARKLQQQGKALHIGFSGHGPLDVILEAINHEQDGGFDFVNLHWYYIYNVNQPAIERAAKRDLGVYIISPTDKGGMLYNPPETLKTLCEPISPILFNDSYCLSQPGVTSISVGASRTSDFDEHLKAADTTERTPLVLDIIRKLEERMVEKTGHRRPEANWDELPHWKNCPGTINLRFIHWLYNLRRGWDLEEFSRTRYGMLNNGSAWVQGNDASFIKAVNFEEIQQKYPAITELFLEQLHNAHALLKNG; translated from the coding sequence ATGCGCTACAGACGTTTTGGCAAGACAGAGCTACAAATGCCGGTCATAAGTTTTGGCTGCATGCGCTCAATGCACAGCTGGACAGACACAAATTGCAACCAGATACCAGAAGACTCTACTACAACACTTGAATCTATTGTCCGCACTGCACTCTCCCATGGCATAAACCATTTCGAGACAGCCCGCGGGTATGGCTCGTCGGAGAGACAATTGGGTCTGGTTTTGCCGAAATTTCAACGTGACAAATATATTCTGCAGACCAAGATCGGCCCCACAGATGACCCGGAAGAATTTACGGCCAACTTCCACGACTCCCTAGCGAGACTCCAGGTGAACCATGTCGAGTTGCTTGCCATCCACGGCATAAACGACCACCAGTCACTCTGGCAAAGCTGCCGGCCAGGCGGCTGCCTTGCTGCAGCCAGGAAGCTGCAGCAACAGGGAAAAGCCCTGCATATTGGCTTTTCCGGCCATGGCCCGCTTGACGTTATCCTGGAGGCTATCAACCATGAGCAAGACGGCGGCTTCGATTTCGTCAACCTGCACTGGTACTATATTTATAACGTTAATCAGCCAGCTATAGAGCGCGCGGCCAAACGCGACCTGGGAGTCTACATCATCAGCCCAACCGACAAGGGTGGTATGCTGTACAACCCGCCTGAGACGCTAAAAACGCTCTGTGAACCAATCTCACCTATTCTGTTCAATGACAGCTATTGCCTCAGCCAGCCAGGGGTCACCAGTATCAGTGTAGGCGCGAGCAGAACAAGCGATTTCGACGAACATCTCAAGGCAGCGGACACCACTGAGCGGACACCACTGGTGCTCGATATCATCCGAAAACTTGAAGAAAGAATGGTAGAGAAAACCGGTCATAGACGCCCTGAAGCGAACTGGGATGAACTGCCCCATTGGAAAAACTGCCCGGGCACAATCAATCTGCGCTTTATCCATTGGCTCTACAACCTGCGCCGCGGCTGGGATTTAGAGGAATTTTCCCGCACACGCTATGGGATGCTGAACAATGGCAGTGCCTGGGTTCAGGGTAATGATGCCTCATTTATCAAAGCTGTTAATTTTGAGGAAATCCAGCAAAAATATCCCGCAATAACCGAGTTGTTTCTTGAACAGCTGCATAATGCTCATGCACTTCTCAAAAACGGGTGA
- a CDS encoding ABC transporter substrate-binding protein, which produces MKRIMFAALAMVAICGLAAQSVSAQTYTISVNQFVEHPALDAVLKGFQDYLKENNIDVEYNVHNAQANMGTATQIAQQMIGENPDLLMAIATPSAQAVAQANAKAPENMKRPYLFTAVTDPVAAGLVKDIEHPGGLTTGVSDLLPLDKHIEMVLTYMPNLKKLGILYNAGEANSKANVAGIKELGEKMGFEVVEATAAKTADVYQAAKSLIGKVDAIFIPTDNTIISALESVLKIGIQNKLPIFCADTDSVERGAIAAMGFDYYKHGYQTGAVAQRILGGEKPADIPVEFQKDLQLHINTKASAQMGVTPPEALLQKATKIYE; this is translated from the coding sequence ATGAAGCGGATTATGTTCGCGGCCCTGGCCATGGTTGCCATATGCGGCCTTGCGGCGCAGAGTGTCAGCGCCCAGACCTACACAATTTCAGTTAACCAGTTTGTTGAGCATCCAGCTCTGGACGCGGTATTGAAGGGTTTTCAGGATTACCTGAAAGAAAATAATATTGATGTGGAATACAACGTTCATAATGCTCAGGCCAATATGGGAACTGCAACCCAGATCGCCCAGCAGATGATCGGCGAAAATCCTGATCTCCTTATGGCAATTGCTACCCCTTCTGCCCAGGCTGTTGCTCAGGCGAATGCCAAGGCTCCTGAGAACATGAAACGACCATATCTTTTCACCGCGGTTACCGATCCGGTTGCAGCTGGTCTGGTAAAAGATATTGAGCATCCGGGCGGATTGACCACCGGTGTTTCCGATCTGCTGCCGCTCGATAAGCATATCGAGATGGTTCTCACCTATATGCCGAACCTGAAAAAGCTCGGTATCCTCTACAACGCAGGTGAGGCAAACTCCAAGGCCAATGTGGCAGGCATCAAGGAACTTGGCGAGAAGATGGGTTTTGAGGTGGTTGAAGCAACTGCCGCCAAGACCGCAGATGTCTACCAGGCTGCAAAAAGTCTGATAGGCAAGGTTGACGCGATATTCATCCCGACTGACAATACTATTATCTCGGCACTTGAGTCTGTGTTGAAAATTGGTATTCAGAACAAGCTGCCCATCTTCTGTGCTGACACCGACTCTGTTGAGCGTGGTGCGATTGCGGCCATGGGCTTTGATTACTACAAGCATGGCTACCAGACAGGTGCTGTTGCCCAGCGTATCCTCGGCGGTGAGAAGCCGGCCGACATCCCGGTGGAGTTCCAGAAAGATCTCCAGCTGCACATCAATACGAAAGCTTCCGCACAGATGGGTGTAACCCCACCTGAGGCACTGCTGCAGAAAGCGACCAAGATTTACGAATAG
- a CDS encoding DUF1456 family protein translates to MDNNDVLRRVRYILDLEDDKMIATFAAADCRVSRTRLSNWLKRDDDPAFKHIDDKHLAIFLNGLITRIRGKREGEQPAPEDRLDNNIILRKLKIAFDLRDDEILEIVALAGFALGKSELSAFFRSRGHKNYRACKDQILRYFLLGLQAKYRDNVLKRVKEAEKQKRQGVKLPSGVMVRRKNG, encoded by the coding sequence GTGGATAATAACGATGTATTACGGCGTGTACGCTATATACTTGATCTTGAAGATGACAAAATGATAGCGACCTTTGCGGCAGCTGATTGCAGGGTGTCGCGGACGCGTCTCAGCAACTGGCTCAAACGGGATGATGATCCTGCCTTCAAGCATATAGATGACAAGCATCTTGCAATTTTCCTCAATGGTCTGATCACCAGGATTCGCGGCAAGCGTGAGGGGGAGCAACCTGCTCCGGAGGACCGCCTCGACAACAATATTATCCTCAGAAAGCTGAAAATTGCCTTTGACTTGCGCGATGATGAAATTCTTGAGATTGTCGCACTGGCTGGTTTTGCCTTGGGTAAATCGGAATTGAGCGCTTTTTTCAGGAGCAGGGGACACAAGAATTACCGGGCCTGCAAGGATCAGATTCTCCGCTATTTCCTGCTCGGACTCCAGGCTAAGTATCGTGATAATGTACTCAAGCGGGTCAAAGAGGCGGAGAAACAGAAACGTCAGGGGGTCAAGTTGCCATCCGGAGTGATGGTGCGACGCAAGAACGGATAA
- a CDS encoding GGDEF domain-containing protein, protein MTMQDNLRKYTKKILAAALCAQSYNPLKNYFIPLGIAVALPIPLALVLFHSTHQVVDSAAPSGTLSSLLAMQPEYWLQLIPPLLSGWLFGIIGTLYQEKSRKVLEKVEILNRKAILDPLTGISNRRYFLENFSEELARNRRKRTPLSLVFIDLDHFKSINDRFGHQVGAEILSVAAEHLVQNCRPYDNLARWEGEEFIILLPDTDEKKALGFAERIRNSFLEGLNTSIPLRVTTSIGVAQYSPGDSVEQLVEKADKALYHAKAVGRNTAIAWSSLQINVESEDSRTTVA, encoded by the coding sequence ATGACGATGCAAGACAACCTGCGCAAGTATACCAAAAAAATTCTTGCCGCAGCCTTGTGCGCCCAGAGTTACAACCCGTTAAAAAACTATTTCATTCCGCTTGGAATAGCAGTTGCGCTCCCTATACCGCTTGCTCTTGTTCTCTTTCACAGTACTCACCAGGTTGTTGATTCCGCAGCGCCAAGCGGAACTCTATCTTCCTTGCTCGCCATGCAACCGGAATATTGGCTGCAGCTTATCCCGCCACTCCTCTCAGGCTGGCTGTTCGGCATAATCGGCACCTTATACCAGGAGAAATCAAGAAAAGTACTGGAAAAGGTTGAAATTCTAAACAGGAAAGCAATCCTCGATCCGCTCACCGGTATTAGTAACAGACGCTATTTTCTTGAGAATTTCTCAGAAGAACTCGCCCGTAACAGGCGTAAAAGAACACCGCTTTCACTCGTCTTTATCGATCTAGATCATTTCAAGTCTATCAATGACAGGTTCGGACACCAGGTTGGAGCCGAAATTCTCAGTGTAGCGGCGGAGCATCTGGTACAAAACTGCCGACCATACGACAACCTGGCCCGCTGGGAAGGTGAAGAGTTCATCATCCTGTTGCCTGATACTGATGAGAAAAAGGCTCTGGGCTTTGCAGAGCGCATTAGGAACAGCTTTCTTGAAGGACTGAATACCTCAATCCCCTTACGAGTTACAACCTCAATCGGTGTAGCACAGTATAGCCCCGGCGACAGCGTCGAACAGCTGGTGGAAAAAGCAGACAAAGCGCTCTATCACGCCAAGGCTGTGGGGCGAAATACCGCCATCGCCTGGAGTTCACTGCAGATAAACGTAGAGTCCGAAGATTCCCGGACAACTGTTGCGTAA
- the gloB gene encoding hydroxyacylglutathione hydrolase, with protein sequence MTSDNVIESDEMKVRTICCGYDNFSYLVICKATGEAAVIDPTEAYPVWREVEASGVRLVAALCTHHHNDHIAGLEDLLAEQPGLAVYGFENEALRIAHLTRQLKDGDSLTIGKLSGRALHTPGHTTGSICYLFGDRLFTGDTLFGGGCGRLFEGTAEQMYVSLNNVIGALPDDTLLYFGHEYTEQNLRFAAQVEQSNREITRRLEGVQQAKISGRHSTPSSLGTEKATNPFLRCKSDAIRKPFSEAGSTASGAEIFSLLRTMRNSFKG encoded by the coding sequence ATGACTTCAGACAATGTAATTGAAAGCGATGAAATGAAGGTCAGAACTATCTGCTGTGGTTATGATAATTTCAGTTATCTGGTGATCTGCAAGGCAACGGGTGAGGCGGCGGTAATTGACCCTACAGAGGCCTATCCAGTCTGGCGGGAGGTTGAGGCGAGTGGGGTACGGTTGGTCGCGGCACTCTGCACCCATCATCACAATGATCATATAGCAGGGCTGGAAGATTTGCTGGCTGAGCAACCCGGGCTTGCCGTTTACGGTTTTGAGAATGAGGCATTGCGTATTGCACATTTGACAAGGCAATTAAAAGACGGCGACAGCCTCACCATAGGCAAACTGAGTGGCAGGGCTCTGCATACGCCCGGGCATACTACCGGCAGTATCTGTTATCTGTTCGGTGACAGGCTCTTCACAGGTGACACTCTGTTCGGTGGCGGTTGTGGCCGCCTTTTTGAAGGTACAGCCGAACAGATGTACGTTTCGCTCAATAACGTAATCGGTGCATTGCCTGATGACACGCTGCTCTACTTCGGCCATGAATACACGGAGCAGAATCTGAGGTTCGCAGCCCAGGTTGAGCAATCTAACCGGGAGATAACCAGGCGCCTTGAAGGAGTGCAGCAGGCCAAAATCTCCGGCCGGCATTCGACTCCCTCATCACTTGGGACTGAAAAAGCGACCAATCCTTTTTTGCGTTGCAAAAGTGATGCGATTCGCAAACCGTTTTCGGAGGCTGGTTCAACTGCATCGGGAGCAGAAATTTTTTCCCTGCTCAGAACCATGCGGAATAGCTTTAAAGGCTGA
- a CDS encoding ABC transporter ATP-binding protein, translated as MISLQNIQKYFHKGSVNEVFALNNINLEIEEGDFITVIGSNGAGKSTLLNCIAGSFFPDSGSITINNSDVTAWPEYKRAKFISRVFQDPLLGTCPSATIMQNMALAVRRGMKRGLAPGVKKKDKVMFREQLAHLGLGLEERLLDTVGLLSGGQRQALTMLMATMIRPDVLLLDEHIAALDPKTANQILNLTRDIVREQNLTTLMITHNMKHAIGFGNRLIMLHQGRIILDLKGKEKENLTVKDLLTKFYQSQGEELANDSLLLG; from the coding sequence GTGATTTCCTTACAAAACATTCAGAAATACTTCCATAAGGGGAGTGTCAACGAGGTATTTGCCCTCAACAACATCAATCTTGAGATTGAAGAGGGTGATTTTATCACGGTGATTGGTTCCAACGGTGCGGGAAAGTCGACGCTTTTAAACTGTATTGCCGGTTCTTTTTTTCCTGACTCAGGCTCCATCACCATTAACAACTCCGACGTGACCGCTTGGCCCGAATATAAGCGGGCAAAGTTTATTTCCCGTGTTTTTCAGGATCCACTGCTCGGTACCTGTCCTTCTGCCACCATTATGCAGAATATGGCGCTGGCAGTTCGCCGTGGCATGAAACGTGGCCTGGCACCGGGAGTGAAAAAGAAAGATAAGGTGATGTTTCGCGAACAACTCGCCCATCTTGGCCTCGGCCTTGAAGAGAGATTGTTGGATACAGTTGGCCTGCTCTCGGGTGGCCAGCGCCAGGCGCTGACCATGCTGATGGCCACCATGATCAGGCCGGACGTGCTGTTGCTCGATGAGCATATTGCCGCCCTCGACCCGAAAACCGCCAATCAGATCCTCAACCTGACCCGGGATATCGTGCGTGAGCAGAACCTCACCACCCTGATGATTACCCACAATATGAAACACGCCATCGGCTTCGGCAACAGGCTGATCATGCTGCATCAGGGCAGAATAATTCTCGACCTTAAAGGCAAGGAGAAGGAGAATCTTACCGTTAAGGATCTGCTTACCAAATTTTACCAGTCGCAGGGGGAGGAGCTGGCTAACGACTCTCTCCTCCTCGGGTAA
- a CDS encoding DUF1330 domain-containing protein, with protein sequence MSAFLVVDTKINNPEAYEEYKKLARPIVEKFGGVYRARGGAMEIHQSELWSPTRIVIVEFPDVESARAFIDSEEYAPVKQMRLDNAECTLFILEG encoded by the coding sequence ATGAGCGCATTTTTAGTGGTTGACACCAAAATCAACAACCCTGAAGCCTACGAAGAGTACAAGAAGCTTGCCAGGCCCATCGTCGAGAAATTCGGCGGTGTTTACCGGGCTCGTGGCGGAGCCATGGAGATCCACCAGAGCGAACTCTGGAGCCCTACCCGTATTGTAATCGTCGAATTTCCTGATGTGGAAAGTGCCCGTGCCTTTATTGATTCAGAGGAATATGCACCGGTAAAGCAAATGCGTCTAGATAATGCTGAATGTACGCTTTTTATTCTTGAAGGGTAA